One genomic window of Bacillus cereus G9842 includes the following:
- a CDS encoding DUF6572 domain-containing protein, producing MALHDIDQVDLISLDNENKDIVYLTIFDALDWEEEHEHALLLQEKINRYLAFIESGEIYETTPETIGKDKFVIQVYALHECNEYGGEFYTLVREHLHGAGYGLQFNFQPMESIESNTEK from the coding sequence ATGGCACTGCATGACATAGATCAAGTAGATTTAATTTCGCTAGATAATGAAAATAAAGATATAGTATATTTAACTATTTTTGATGCATTAGATTGGGAAGAAGAACATGAGCATGCATTACTTTTACAAGAAAAGATAAATAGATACCTTGCATTTATTGAAAGTGGAGAAATATATGAAACAACTCCTGAAACAATAGGTAAAGATAAATTTGTAATACAGGTATATGCGCTACACGAATGTAATGAATATGGTGGAGAATTTTATACTTTAGTTCGTGAACATTTACATGGTGCAGGTTATGGGCTACAATTCAATTTCCAGCCAATGGAATCTATTGAAAGCAATACAGAAAAATGA
- a CDS encoding DUF2325 domain-containing protein codes for MQFSNGLVKIKKAVVDVEIDIKCLCIRQTVNGKDIKLNGVPQTIILPLRDIRSLEVKKGDVIDLSFQRNQLQSTKKICIKYQINKDTNKNQESRTYKKSKSKMNSNNFNKVFKGLTIVMVGMEPEEAEFRESVEKRGGKLICISGKQGKSRRKTVRSRLSVGDVVVFTKSYVSHAATNLAVSVCKELNIPFDSVDGFGKSNFLRTAEKLVHNLK; via the coding sequence ATGCAATTTAGTAATGGATTAGTAAAGATTAAAAAGGCCGTGGTAGATGTAGAAATCGATATCAAGTGCTTGTGCATACGTCAGACGGTAAATGGAAAAGACATAAAACTAAATGGAGTCCCACAAACAATAATTTTACCACTAAGAGATATTCGTTCTTTAGAAGTAAAAAAAGGTGATGTAATAGATTTATCGTTTCAAAGGAATCAACTTCAAAGTACAAAGAAAATTTGTATTAAGTATCAAATAAACAAAGACACAAATAAAAATCAAGAAAGTAGAACATATAAGAAATCTAAAAGTAAGATGAATAGCAATAATTTCAATAAAGTATTTAAAGGGTTAACTATAGTAATGGTTGGAATGGAACCGGAAGAGGCAGAATTTAGAGAATCTGTAGAAAAACGGGGTGGGAAACTCATTTGTATTAGTGGAAAGCAAGGGAAATCAAGAAGGAAAACAGTAAGATCCAGACTAAGTGTAGGTGACGTTGTTGTTTTTACAAAAAGTTATGTTTCACATGCAGCTACAAATCTTGCTGTTTCAGTATGTAAGGAATTAAATATACCTTTTGATTCGGTGGACGGATTTGGTAAAAGTAATTTTTTAAGGACAGCTGAGAAACTTGTACATAATTTGAAATAA
- a CDS encoding DNA adenine methylase: MLECKFCFVEGTVNDGDFDLDQRDIGYWCNTCEGFNYINEDQEKHKFILIMEDKFKNKTTINKPKIKFNKRLSVYRYPGGKSKLIEYLYSFIQKNKAKKLISPYSGGASFELAMLDAGIVETIHLNDLDTGVFSFWWLVKYMPFALIHRLESTVPTHKQYFEAQNLIKSDYEGADLVEAAWASLLVNRLAYSGIYKANPLGGRNGNTKSLLSRWNTDNLIERIKYIHSLSEKITITQENALALIEREYWEDGILFIDPPYYKKGKDLYHCYYNEQDHIELSILLQNLHMCFPGSDIIMTYDYNKFINNLYEHPDKRIIGRNYSA, from the coding sequence TTGCTAGAATGTAAATTCTGCTTTGTAGAAGGAACAGTAAATGATGGCGACTTTGATTTAGATCAGCGTGACATAGGATATTGGTGTAATACATGTGAAGGTTTTAATTATATTAATGAAGATCAAGAGAAGCATAAATTTATTCTTATTATGGAAGACAAATTTAAAAATAAAACCACTATTAATAAACCTAAAATAAAATTTAATAAACGCTTATCAGTTTACCGTTATCCAGGAGGAAAAAGTAAGCTAATAGAATACTTATATTCATTCATACAGAAGAACAAAGCAAAAAAACTTATATCTCCATATTCGGGGGGAGCTAGCTTTGAGTTAGCTATGTTAGATGCTGGTATAGTTGAAACTATACATTTAAATGATTTAGATACGGGAGTGTTCTCATTTTGGTGGCTTGTAAAATACATGCCTTTTGCATTAATTCATCGTTTAGAATCTACAGTCCCTACACATAAACAATATTTTGAAGCTCAAAATTTAATTAAATCCGACTATGAGGGAGCAGATTTAGTAGAGGCTGCATGGGCGTCATTGTTAGTAAATAGACTAGCCTATAGCGGTATTTATAAAGCAAATCCACTTGGAGGACGGAATGGAAACACAAAGAGCTTACTTTCACGTTGGAATACTGATAACTTAATAGAGAGAATTAAATACATTCATTCATTATCTGAAAAAATTACAATAACTCAGGAAAATGCCCTAGCTTTAATAGAAAGAGAGTATTGGGAGGATGGAATTTTGTTTATTGACCCGCCTTACTACAAAAAAGGAAAAGATTTGTATCATTGTTATTATAATGAGCAAGATCATATTGAGCTAAGCATCTTACTTCAAAATTTACATATGTGTTTTCCAGGTAGTGATATAATTATGACATATGATTATAATAAATTTATAAATAATTTATATGAACATCCTGATAAGAGGATAATTGGTCGAAATTACTCAGCATAA
- a CDS encoding Rap family tetratricopeptide repeat protein encodes MNVSVKGNEKITQLLNEWYIEIRARRIGQAHRLKEEIDKKINNITEDQNLLLYYSLLDFRFQYIVDNLGVSANSFDKVEAFEIPTNNFLTYYYHFFKAIHASGIGNYTIAKEHFDKAEALLELVPDEIEKAEFYYKLGAFHYDIYEALNSVKYTTKAKEIFEKHESYERNVGFCENLLGTACTKLREWALSEEHLIKAMDIFKKLDEEKYTLMVRHNLGYMYSSQNLSPLAIRYLSEVTTYNPRHHKALFLQAREHYKLDELDIAKDLADKGYSICVELGNSEYKHLFAILKCLISNVSGGDLEKTALEGISYFEDESLYEYIEESQEYLAVKFYEEGNHIKSSEYFYLASKTRQKIKERESLK; translated from the coding sequence ATGAACGTTTCAGTTAAGGGGAACGAGAAGATTACACAACTTTTAAATGAATGGTATATAGAAATCCGTGCAAGAAGGATTGGTCAAGCGCATAGGTTAAAGGAAGAGATTGATAAGAAGATAAATAACATAACAGAAGATCAGAATCTACTATTATATTACTCTCTTCTAGACTTCCGCTTCCAATACATTGTAGATAATTTAGGTGTCTCTGCAAATAGCTTTGATAAGGTTGAAGCGTTTGAGATTCCAACAAACAACTTTTTAACTTATTACTACCATTTCTTTAAAGCTATTCATGCTTCTGGTATTGGTAACTACACAATTGCAAAAGAGCATTTCGATAAAGCTGAAGCTCTGCTTGAATTAGTCCCAGATGAAATTGAGAAAGCTGAGTTTTACTACAAGCTAGGCGCTTTCCACTATGACATATACGAAGCACTTAACTCGGTTAAATATACTACAAAGGCAAAAGAGATTTTTGAGAAACATGAAAGTTATGAACGAAATGTTGGATTCTGCGAGAACCTTCTAGGAACTGCGTGTACAAAGCTAAGAGAATGGGCTTTATCAGAAGAACATCTTATTAAAGCAATGGATATTTTCAAGAAGCTTGATGAAGAAAAGTATACCCTAATGGTTAGACATAACTTAGGATATATGTATTCTAGTCAGAACTTATCTCCATTAGCAATCAGATATTTATCTGAAGTGACTACTTATAATCCTAGACACCATAAAGCTTTATTCTTGCAAGCTAGAGAGCATTACAAGTTAGATGAACTTGATATTGCAAAAGATTTAGCTGACAAAGGGTATAGTATTTGTGTTGAATTAGGAAATAGCGAATACAAACACCTATTTGCAATTTTAAAATGCCTTATCTCAAATGTCTCTGGAGGGGATTTAGAAAAGACTGCACTTGAAGGAATATCTTACTTTGAAGACGAATCACTATATGAGTACATAGAAGAAAGCCAAGAGTATCTGGCTGTTAAATTCTATGAAGAAGGAAATCATATTAAATCAAGTGAATACTTTTATCTAGCCTCGAAGACAAGACAAAAAATCAAAGAAAGGGAGTCTTTAAAATGA
- a CDS encoding tyrosine-type recombinase/integrase, which produces MSNIINNNNKKEISSISESIVPSQLLDSKYEVHINNLITEAEKEGKDSSAYLNDLDMIYHFIHHSTNIDKDKQRKNNTRKSYLREIMHFCKTLTEKAETFEISYEEIKKENSFLKALKPWNIRKFNDWIKSVPYGRNNKPYSVATLARKLTIINSFLSHLYKNNYISIPLHEHLKKATVQVNDRPNRDLYYDEVQEILNYYKSKKQLFNYMIILLLVSTGLRIQEVASAKIGDLFRAEGKLWLRVIGKGDKPREAYISPHLFECISEYRSRKGLKTQLNRLDNSPLIVSNHLRKFNSTYLSNKVTSILSQARIPCVEQRENPITAHTFRHGFAIMAAENDVELLRIQQTLGHASANTTKIYLEKHMKRKHNAALSFADQLG; this is translated from the coding sequence TTGTCTAATATAATAAATAATAATAATAAAAAAGAAATAAGTTCAATTTCAGAATCGATAGTACCTAGTCAATTGCTAGATTCCAAATATGAAGTACATATAAATAATCTTATAACTGAAGCAGAAAAAGAAGGAAAAGATTCTAGTGCCTATCTTAATGATTTAGATATGATTTATCATTTTATTCATCATTCAACCAATATAGATAAAGATAAGCAGCGGAAAAATAATACCCGTAAATCATATTTGCGAGAAATAATGCACTTTTGTAAAACGTTGACTGAGAAAGCTGAAACATTTGAAATTTCCTATGAAGAAATCAAAAAAGAAAATTCATTCTTAAAGGCACTTAAGCCATGGAATATTCGTAAGTTTAATGATTGGATTAAATCTGTTCCATACGGGCGTAATAATAAGCCCTATTCTGTAGCAACCCTAGCAAGAAAGCTTACAATAATCAACAGCTTCCTATCACATTTATATAAAAACAATTATATATCTATCCCTCTACATGAGCATTTAAAAAAAGCAACTGTTCAGGTCAATGATAGACCAAATCGCGACCTATATTACGATGAAGTTCAAGAAATTCTAAACTATTACAAAAGTAAGAAACAACTATTTAATTACATGATTATCTTATTACTCGTTTCAACCGGATTACGAATACAAGAGGTCGCAAGCGCTAAAATTGGGGATTTATTTAGAGCTGAAGGTAAACTATGGTTACGTGTTATAGGTAAAGGCGACAAGCCTCGTGAGGCTTACATTTCACCTCATCTTTTTGAATGTATAAGTGAATATAGAAGTAGAAAAGGCTTGAAAACACAATTAAATAGGCTAGATAATTCACCACTAATTGTATCTAATCATTTAAGAAAATTTAACTCTACCTATTTAAGTAATAAGGTAACTTCTATCTTGTCTCAAGCAAGAATTCCTTGTGTTGAACAAAGAGAGAATCCAATAACAGCCCATACATTTCGCCACGGATTTGCTATTATGGCAGCAGAAAATGATGTGGAGCTATTACGTATTCAACAAACCTTAGGTCACGCAAGTGCTAATACAACAAAAATATATCTTGAAAAACATATGAAACGAAAACACAATGCGGCATTAAGTTTTGCTGATCAACTTGGTTAA
- a CDS encoding WXG100 family type VII secretion target, whose protein sequence is MTQIKVTPEQLEQAAKTVQNTRNTLEYIHKDLSNQTEYIASQWSGATSDRFYQMFNDTKPKMFSVLQTLDNIAEQLLHSANKFRTADQLYGGNLAGNEDVNNTNSSEKNTEVDMGKVTRDLAGELTGEYDLRRVIEGVDPDTGEKLSWWERSLAGVMVVGGITPIGKGVKILKSGKKVANALDAAAQLEKRREILAKNTKAGDVFEKEMEAIIRKEKVQSELNNQVTIMTKSGVRTRLDIAGKDIDGKIDLIELKSSPTAPLTKNQKKAFPEIEESGAVVRSRSKPPFEYLEEIPPTKVKVIRKND, encoded by the coding sequence ATGACACAAATAAAAGTTACGCCTGAACAATTAGAACAGGCAGCTAAAACAGTACAAAATACTAGAAACACCCTAGAATACATACATAAAGATTTAAGCAATCAAACAGAATATATCGCTTCACAATGGAGTGGTGCAACAAGTGATCGTTTTTATCAAATGTTTAACGATACAAAGCCAAAAATGTTTTCTGTCCTTCAAACATTAGATAATATTGCTGAACAACTCTTACATTCTGCTAATAAATTTCGAACTGCAGATCAACTCTATGGAGGGAATTTGGCGGGAAATGAAGATGTAAACAACACCAATTCTTCAGAGAAAAATACAGAAGTTGATATGGGAAAAGTAACTAGAGATCTAGCAGGAGAACTGACAGGAGAATATGATTTGAGGCGTGTCATAGAAGGTGTTGACCCTGATACGGGAGAAAAACTTTCATGGTGGGAGCGTAGCCTAGCTGGAGTAATGGTGGTAGGTGGTATTACGCCTATCGGGAAAGGTGTTAAGATTCTCAAATCTGGGAAAAAAGTTGCAAATGCTTTAGATGCTGCAGCACAATTAGAAAAGAGAAGAGAGATCCTAGCAAAAAATACGAAGGCTGGAGATGTTTTTGAAAAAGAAATGGAAGCAATTATTCGTAAAGAAAAGGTACAATCTGAATTAAATAATCAAGTTACGATTATGACAAAATCAGGAGTTCGAACACGTTTAGATATAGCAGGAAAAGATATTGATGGTAAAATAGATTTAATAGAGTTGAAATCATCACCTACTGCACCTCTTACTAAAAATCAGAAAAAAGCTTTTCCAGAAATTGAAGAGAGTGGAGCAGTAGTTAGAAGCAGAAGTAAGCCACCTTTCGAATATCTTGAAGAAATCCCACCAACTAAAGTTAAAGTGATACGAAAAAATGACTAG
- a CDS encoding helix-turn-helix domain-containing protein has product MQFDKREKLNTKEAAKQLNIAESTLHKYVKDELIKPVYDDWKQDGSRLFYVDDIERLAEAIKKPKGITISELAKKVGKTKTYIQKHIKLGNLSAEKIVYRGKQTFLIDSAEAKKFIEKVNVGSSSRHFINIDGKDYFLYQLLVNRITNNTARIIDIEIGKVLTDCNEVKELETILNEGYHPKVKIEKGRGFTTKKVVTFTFPLPQNFDDTFYNVIDWLYANINGSNITINIKEEKILVTIKPITISTQIYNCQQEINLLKKFISEGNISIRDEKIILTSEWDGVSFNLRHFEKEHLKKWARKKGISMEQLCEDLIRESLSKMETEE; this is encoded by the coding sequence ATGCAATTTGATAAAAGAGAGAAACTAAATACTAAAGAAGCTGCAAAACAACTAAACATTGCTGAATCTACTCTGCACAAGTATGTTAAAGATGAGTTAATAAAACCTGTTTATGATGATTGGAAACAAGATGGTAGCCGTCTGTTTTATGTTGATGATATTGAACGTCTTGCGGAAGCAATAAAGAAACCTAAGGGTATTACAATTTCTGAACTAGCAAAAAAGGTAGGTAAAACAAAAACATATATACAAAAACATATTAAACTAGGTAATTTGTCAGCAGAAAAAATAGTTTATAGGGGTAAACAAACATTCTTGATAGATAGTGCAGAGGCAAAGAAATTCATTGAAAAAGTAAATGTAGGAAGTAGCTCAAGACATTTTATCAATATTGATGGGAAAGATTATTTTTTATATCAATTATTAGTAAATAGAATTACAAATAACACAGCTCGTATTATAGATATTGAAATAGGGAAAGTTTTGACCGATTGTAATGAAGTTAAAGAATTAGAGACTATATTAAATGAGGGTTATCATCCAAAAGTTAAAATTGAAAAGGGAAGAGGATTTACAACTAAAAAAGTTGTGACATTCACATTTCCACTTCCGCAAAATTTTGATGACACATTTTATAATGTAATTGATTGGTTGTATGCTAATATAAATGGAAGTAATATAACAATAAATATTAAAGAAGAAAAAATATTAGTTACTATAAAACCAATTACAATTTCTACACAAATTTATAATTGTCAGCAAGAAATAAACTTACTGAAGAAGTTTATTTCAGAAGGTAATATAAGTATTAGAGATGAAAAAATAATCCTTACAAGCGAATGGGATGGAGTATCTTTTAATTTAAGACATTTTGAAAAAGAGCATTTAAAAAAGTGGGCGAGAAAAAAAGGCATTTCAATGGAGCAATTATGTGAAGATCTAATCAGAGAAAGCCTAAGTAAAATGGAAACGGAAGAATAA
- a CDS encoding alpha/beta-type small acid-soluble spore protein has product MNLRETNNNNDILLPAAASAIEQMKYEIAREFGVTLGPDATARANGSVGGEITKRLVRMAEEQLSGQYKSH; this is encoded by the coding sequence ATGAACTTACGTGAAACAAATAATAATAATGATATTCTTTTACCAGCAGCAGCGAGTGCTATTGAACAGATGAAATATGAAATAGCAAGAGAATTTGGAGTAACATTAGGGCCAGATGCAACAGCGAGAGCAAATGGATCTGTTGGTGGAGAAATAACTAAACGCTTAGTTCGTATGGCAGAAGAGCAACTTTCAGGTCAATACAAATCACATTAA
- a CDS encoding DUF5392 family protein, which yields MIEDLKSKKEFHEVKKLKYERIHKLYFPFLWGVALVYFLYFMFVDNSISLYMVISFVIGLILWGLGLYIIYKIVYHIREIEKIVDFEVLNTMEENEFLSSGRKERYIKDYNAAKDSLERITIYAKFMLEVKERQEEL from the coding sequence ATGATTGAAGACTTAAAGAGTAAAAAAGAATTTCATGAAGTAAAAAAACTAAAATATGAGCGTATTCATAAATTGTATTTTCCATTTTTGTGGGGTGTTGCATTAGTATATTTTCTTTATTTTATGTTTGTTGATAATTCGATATCATTATATATGGTTATTTCTTTCGTGATAGGCTTAATTTTATGGGGGTTAGGTTTATATATTATATATAAAATTGTTTATCATATTAGAGAAATTGAGAAAATAGTGGATTTTGAAGTGTTAAATACTATGGAAGAAAATGAGTTTTTAAGTTCAGGAAGAAAAGAGAGATATATTAAAGATTATAATGCAGCTAAAGATTCTCTCGAAAGAATTACGATTTATGCTAAATTTATGCTTGAAGTTAAAGAGAGGCAAGAAGAATTATAG
- a CDS encoding ArsR/SmtB family transcription factor, translating to MSNVLEVKTDDIELIKVMSHPVRIQIVSHLTKNGKTNVTELVGLLDLPQSTISQHLTKLKSNKIVQAERRGLEVYYSTISHKANKIVSIVAS from the coding sequence ATGAGTAATGTATTAGAGGTAAAAACAGATGATATCGAATTAATAAAAGTAATGTCACATCCAGTCAGAATTCAAATTGTTAGTCATCTTACTAAGAATGGAAAAACAAATGTTACGGAATTAGTTGGGCTTTTAGATCTTCCGCAATCAACGATATCACAGCATTTAACAAAATTAAAAAGTAACAAAATTGTTCAAGCAGAAAGAAGAGGGTTGGAAGTATACTATTCTACGATTAGTCATAAGGCAAACAAAATAGTAAGTATTGTTGCAAGTTAA
- a CDS encoding SEC-C metal-binding domain-containing protein: MKYRNNIDWLIQSIENEMRFEYGDLFEPTRNDECPCGSGVKYKKCHMNSNVTWRKVDNNFYDGKSLYENIRLKKELLDTLLDIVSHLKENTTISEEKGLDLLDDLSKSLDQVYKQLQKNAPCKKGCIACCFQPINIARIEESRIKNKLTKDIKKNINKNHQETKKRNKISIPQINKDSSRMRYAEPCPMLDIDNKKCAVYDNRPFSCRTYFVANSPELCNMYDGKVTIYKNQVYQDLVAMVLALIDETVFGYFELTTLQESFYRKKTFFTKLKNLL; the protein is encoded by the coding sequence ATGAAATACAGGAACAATATAGACTGGTTAATACAATCCATAGAAAATGAAATGAGATTTGAATATGGAGATTTATTTGAGCCTACACGTAATGATGAATGCCCTTGTGGATCAGGTGTAAAATATAAAAAGTGTCATATGAATTCAAATGTAACTTGGCGTAAGGTTGATAATAATTTTTATGATGGAAAGTCTCTATATGAGAATATAAGATTAAAGAAAGAACTATTAGATACTTTACTGGATATTGTATCGCATTTGAAAGAGAATACTACTATTAGCGAAGAGAAAGGTTTAGATTTACTAGATGATTTATCTAAATCACTTGATCAAGTATATAAACAGCTACAAAAAAATGCACCATGTAAAAAAGGATGTATAGCTTGCTGTTTTCAACCAATTAATATAGCCAGAATTGAGGAAAGTAGGATAAAAAATAAGCTTACAAAAGATATAAAGAAAAATATTAATAAGAATCATCAGGAAACGAAAAAGAGAAATAAGATTTCTATTCCTCAAATTAATAAAGATAGTAGTAGGATGAGGTATGCTGAACCATGCCCAATGTTAGATATAGATAATAAAAAGTGTGCTGTATATGATAATAGACCATTTTCATGTAGGACGTATTTTGTGGCAAATTCACCAGAACTATGTAATATGTATGATGGTAAGGTAACTATATATAAAAATCAGGTATACCAAGATCTAGTAGCTATGGTGCTTGCTTTAATAGACGAAACAGTATTTGGTTATTTTGAACTAACTACTTTACAAGAATCGTTTTATAGAAAAAAGACATTCTTTACTAAACTGAAAAATTTGCTATAA
- a CDS encoding Bax inhibitor-1/YccA family membrane protein → MFRSNAIYNSFAFDSFMTIKSTIIKTCFLLTLLLGTATCISTYFPMLSMNIELLICLVIIGVIIILITNFYPKFSIVSAPSISIIQGILVGAISLRYALISWDFIFTAAVGTCAIVFSVSFLYITKIIKVSHKLISIISTLTSGVLIFYMLIWVLKLFGVSLPYLHEANPLTLVFTLVIVLVATLTLLADFRYIEYMAEHNLAKHMEWYAALSLLVTIVWLYVELLRLSRIVYLILIGRQH, encoded by the coding sequence ATGTTCCGATCTAATGCCATTTATAATTCTTTTGCATTTGACTCGTTTATGACCATAAAATCTACAATTATTAAAACTTGTTTTCTATTAACATTACTGCTAGGAACTGCAACTTGTATTTCTACATATTTTCCAATGTTATCAATGAACATCGAACTCTTAATATGTTTGGTTATTATAGGGGTTATCATTATCTTAATAACAAATTTTTACCCCAAGTTTTCAATTGTATCAGCTCCTTCAATTTCAATAATCCAGGGTATATTAGTAGGTGCAATATCTCTAAGATATGCATTAATTTCATGGGATTTTATATTTACTGCAGCAGTAGGAACCTGCGCAATTGTATTTTCAGTTTCATTTCTATATATAACAAAAATCATTAAGGTTAGTCATAAATTAATATCTATAATATCTACACTTACGTCTGGCGTTTTAATATTCTATATGCTCATATGGGTTTTAAAATTGTTTGGAGTATCATTACCTTATTTGCATGAAGCGAATCCATTAACACTTGTTTTCACACTAGTTATTGTTCTTGTTGCAACTTTAACTTTATTAGCTGATTTTCGATATATAGAGTATATGGCGGAACATAACTTAGCAAAGCATATGGAATGGTATGCAGCATTGTCATTGTTAGTTACAATAGTATGGTTATACGTGGAATTACTACGCTTAAGTAGAATTGTGTATTTAATTTTGATTGGTCGTCAGCATTAG
- a CDS encoding AbrB/MazE/SpoVT family DNA-binding domain-containing protein — MKSTGITRKVDELGRIVLPMELRRTLGIKEKDPIEIFVENENIIFKKYAPGGVCAITGEVTNENISLAKGKITLSPEGAKILVQELEQYLVK; from the coding sequence ATGAAATCAACTGGTATTACTAGAAAAGTAGATGAATTAGGAAGAATTGTACTTCCTATGGAGCTAAGACGCACATTAGGAATTAAAGAGAAGGATCCAATTGAAATATTTGTGGAAAATGAAAATATAATTTTTAAAAAATATGCGCCTGGTGGTGTATGTGCTATTACAGGTGAAGTAACTAATGAAAATATTTCATTAGCAAAGGGTAAAATTACATTAAGTCCTGAGGGTGCTAAGATATTGGTTCAGGAATTAGAACAGTATCTAGTAAAATAA
- a CDS encoding HU family DNA-binding protein, with protein sequence MNKTALIKHVAEHTELTQKDASAATQAVLDTITEALMNGEKVQLIGFGTFEVRERAARTGRNPQTGEEMHIAASKVPAFKAGKELKVAVK encoded by the coding sequence ATGAACAAGACAGCATTAATTAAACATGTAGCAGAGCATACTGAACTAACTCAAAAAGATGCCTCTGCAGCAACACAAGCTGTATTAGATACTATTACTGAGGCACTTATGAATGGTGAAAAAGTACAGCTAATCGGATTCGGAACATTTGAAGTACGTGAACGCGCTGCACGTACAGGACGCAACCCACAAACAGGTGAAGAAATGCATATTGCCGCTTCAAAAGTCCCTGCTTTCAAAGCCGGAAAAGAATTAAAAGTAGCTGTTAAATAA